The following is a genomic window from Citrifermentans bemidjiense Bem.
ACTGTCGCCGACATGTATCTCATCGAAGGGCTCTTCACCACGGTCACCAACGTGGATTTCGATCCGGTGCAGCTGGCCGGCAAGCTGAGAAGGTGCTACGACCTGAAGGAACAGGTCAAAGCACTGTACGAGGGAGCCTGGCGCGAGAAGCATGGGGCGTCTCCCGCGGCCATCACCGACGGTCCCGCCGCGTGGGTGATAGCGGATACGCTGGAAGGTCTGGTGGCGCAGGGTAAAAACTGCGGAGTCATGAGCCAGCACAGCGATCCCGACATCCTCTCCTCCATCGAAATCATCATCTACGGCTTGAAGGGTATGGCCGCCTACGCTAACCACGCCTGCATCCTCGGCAAGACCGACGAGGAGGTATTCGCCTTCTTCCACAGCGCGCTCGCCGCCACCACCGACACCGACAAGGGGCTGATGGACTTCGTCGGCATCGCCATGGAGTGCGGCAAGCTCAACATCAAGGTGATGGGAATACTCAACGAGGGGCACGTCGAGCGCTACGGCCATCCGGTCCCGACCAAGGTGCAGCTCGGCACCCGCAAGAATAAGGGGATACTGGTCTCCGGCCACGACCTGCGCATGCTGGAGGAGATCCTCAAGCAGACCGAAGGGAAGGGGATCGATATCTACACCCACGGCGAGATGATCCCCGCCCACGGCTATCCTGCCCTGAAGAAGTACCCGCATCTCTACGCCAACTTCGGCGGCGCCTGGCAGGACCAGCACAAGGAGTTCCAGGCTTTCCCCGGCGCCATCATCTTCAACACCAACTGTATCCAGCGCCCCGCCGACAGCTACAAAGACCGCCTCTTCACCTGGGGCGAGGTAGGGTGGCCCGGGGTGAAGCACATCGCCGGCTGGCACTTCGACGAGGTGATCAACAAGGCCCTTGAGTGCCCGGACCTCCCGGACGCTCCCGGCAAGGAGATCCTGACTGGCTTCGGGCACAACGCCGTCCTGGGGGTGGCGGACAAGGTCATCGAGGCGGTGAAGGGGGGAGCGGTCAAGCACTTCTTCCTGATCGGCGGCTGCGACGGCGCGAAGAGCGGCCGCAACTACTACACCGAGTTCGCCGAGAAGGTCCCCAAAGACTGCATCATCCTTACCCTTGCCTGCGGCAAGTACCGTTTCAACAAGCTCGAATTCGGCGATATCGGCGGCATCCCGCGCCTTCTCGATGTGGGGCAGTGCAACGACGCCTACTCCGCAGTGCAGATCGCCCTGGCCCTCGCCGGAGCCTTCAACTGCGGCGTCAACGACCTGCCGCTTAGCTTCATCCTTTCCTGGTACGAGCAGAAGGCGCACGTCATCCTGCTTTCGCTTTTGTACCTGGGGATCAGGGACATCAAGCTCGGTCCGATGCTTCCCGCCTATCTCTCGCCGAACGTGCTGCAGTTTTTGGTCAGCAACTTCAACATCGGCCAGATCAGCACGGTCGATGCCGACCTCAAGGCGAGCCTCGGGCAGTAATAAAGCCTTTTCCGACAGGGGAAGCGGACTACAGGTCAGCAGTGGCAGAGGCGGCAAGAAGTAACAAGAAACAAGAAGAGGTAGTAGCTCCTTTAGCGCCAGGTCCTACGACCTGGCGCCTTTTTGAGCGTGCCCTGCTGCATAGGTTTTTCTATCACCATTGCCAGCACCTTAGCAACACCCCGGCCGAAGAAGTACGTGCTAGAAAACAGAAAAGATAGAAGAAGTTTTACTGGATAAAAAATGTATTACATATAAAGAACTGGTGACATGGGTGCCCTACTAAATCTGTAGCAGGAAGCAAATCAGGAGATTATCGAGCGGTTTTATCTAAAGTCAGATACGATGAAGTAATTTTCAGGTATCCACTTGATCCTATGTATGATACACCACCAGTTATTCAGAATGCCGTGCAGCTTATATAGTTCGGCATTTAATTTTATTTCGGAAAAGGAGGACGTATGAAAAAGATTGTTTCATCGATGCTAACCTGTGCTGCTGTACTTACCATGGCAACTACAGCTGTTGCCGGAGAAAGAGAGGGGGCATTTTCAATTTCTCCTTTTGTCGGCGGTTATACGTTCGATGGGGAGCAGCACTTGGAAACGGCACCTGTGTTTGGGCTGCGCCTGGGCTATGACCTGACAAAGAACTGGGAAGTCGAAGCTGTTGCTGATTACTTAGCGACCGAAGGGACACGTAATGACAGAAGTGTCAATGCCTTGTCCTATCGACTGGACGTCCTCTACAACTTTTTGCCGGATGGACCGCTGGTACCGTACCTTGCAGTGGGAGGTGGCGGGATTACCTACGGTCACGGCCGCGATGGGCTTGAAGTCAGTGACAGAACTACTGACGCAACCATCAATGCCGGTGGGGGCATCAAGTACTTTGTTACCGACTCGGTCGCGTTGCGGGCTGACGCTCGCCAGCTGTTCGTATTGGAAAGTCCGGACAAGCCTAAATACAACTGGGAGTACACCGCCGGCCTGACCTTCCTGTTTGGCGACAAGGCAGCTCCGGCACCGGTAAAGGCTCCGGCACCTGCACCTGCACCAAAGCCGGTTGTTGAACCCGTTCCTGTGCAAAAGCCTGTTCCGGCTCCTGTAGTAGCTCCTGTGCCGCCTCCCGCCCCCCCCGCTCCTTCTGCAGACATGACGGTTACACCGGGTTCGATTACCAAAGGCGAAGCCGCCATTTTGACTTGGAAGTCGAGCAACGCCACCAATTGTGAAATTCAGCCGGAAGTTGGCTCTGTTAAGCCTCAGGGTACCGTCAAGGTTGTCCCTGCTGACAATACTGAGTACACCATAACCTGCAATGGCGCCGGTGGCACCGCTAATAGTGCAGCCAAAGTCGCGGTGATTGCTCCTGCTCCAGTAGTGGTTGCGCCCCCTGCTCCTGCTCCGAAGCTGTGCAGCCCTGCTGTCATAAACATCCAGTTCGATACCAACAAGGCCGACCTCAAGCCCCAGTATCGCCCTGAATTGAAAGCTTTAGCTGACTTCTTGAACGAGTTCCCCAATGCCACTGGTGTCATTGAGGGGCATACCGACAACGTTGGACCGAAAGCTCTTAATATGAAACTGTCTCAATCGCGTGCAGATACGATCCGTAATTCTCTTATCAAAGAATTCGGGATCGCACCTGAGCGGATTAAAGCAGTAGGCTATGGTCCTACAAAGCCCGTTGCCAGCAACAAGGATAAAGCGGGGAAAGCAAAGAATCGGCGTATCGAATCCAACTTTAACTGCAACAACAAGTAGCAATAACGCTACGGCTGCTGACAAGCAAACACCCTTTTGGAATATTTCTAAGAGGGTGTTTTGCTATCACCATGGCATGGCACCCTCACCCAGAAAGGAGAAGTACAATGTCAAAGCGACTTTGCGCTGAGTTCATCGGTACATTCTGGTTGGTTCTTGGAGGTTGTGGTAGTGCGGTACTTGCTGCGGCATTCCCGAATGTCGGGATTGGATTGCATGGTGTCGCGCTGGCTTTCGGATTGACTGTTCTCACTATGGCCTACGCCATTGGGCATATTTCGGGGTGCCATCTTAACCCAGCTGTTTCCATCGGCCTCTTCGCCGGAGGACGCTTCCCGGCTAAAGAACTTCTGCCGTACATCATAGCCCAAGTGCTTGGAGGCATTGCAGGTGCTGCTGTACTGTTCCTCATTGCCAGCGGGAAAATAGGGTTCGATGTTGCTGCCGGCTTTGCTTCAAATGGCTATGGGGAGCATTCTCCGGGTGGGTATTCGCTATTAGCCGGGTTCGTTACAGAGATCGTGATGACCATGATGTTCCTATTTATCATCATGGGCGCGACCGACAAACGTGCACCACAAGGGTTTGCGCCGATAGCCATCGGTTTGGGACTTACCTTGATCCACCTCATAAGCATTCCGATCACCAATACGTCGGTAAATCCGGCACGCAGTACCGGGGTTGCCATATTCGTCGGAGGATGGGCCATTTCACAATTGTGGCTCTTTTGGGTGGCCCCAATTATCGGAGCAATAGCTGGCGGCAGTATTTACCGGTTTATCGGCTCCGGCGATGAATAGATGCCGCTAAACACTCATCTTGTCGAATTGCGAATGGATTTTCACCCATACTTCTTTCGGAGGTAGTGACTATGAGCATCGTTAAAGAGTTCAAGGAATTTGCCGTAAAAGGGAACGTCGTCGATATGGCGGTCGGTATTATAATTGGTGCGGCATTTGCCAAAATAGTATCGTCGTTCGTCGGAGATGTTGTTATGCCGCCAATCGGAGTTCTTCTGGGAGGCGTTGATTTTTCACAACTTTCCATCGTTGTTAAAGAAGCGGTTGACAAAAAGCCACCTGTGCTGATTAGTTACGGCAAGTTTATACAAACAGTCGTGGATTTTACTATCATTGCCATGGCAGTTTTCGCAGCAGTCAAGGCAATAAATACGCTCAAGAAGAAAGAAGCTGCAGCGCCGGAGGTCCCCCCCGCACCGACACAACAAGAAATACTGCTTACTGAGATCAGGGACCTGCTTAAAAGCAACAGATAATACATCGGTTCAAGATGCTGCGAGGATTGGCTTACAAAGCATAATTTGGGGGTAGAAGATAGAGCCGCGAGAAGCAACAGTAAGGCGTAGCTCCTTTTGCGCCAGGTCCCACGACCTGGCGCCTTTTTTTGTGTGCGCCATTGCCGGCTAAGACAATCCGCACTTCACCTTTGACAGTGATGGTAGATCTCTATATATTGCGGTTGTTTTAGCTGGAACAAATGAAATTTGCATATGAGTAGCGTATGCATGTTCCATTCAGATGGGAAGGGGGGATGGACAGTTTTCTGTCCATCCCCCCAATTGGCACAAAATCCGGTCGTTACAGTGTGTGATATCAGCGGGTTACGCCAATATGATCGACAAATCTTTTTAATGTTGTACGGCGACGAGGGGGGATGACGGCAATTTCCCTTTAATTACATAGTTAAGCGAGGAGACAATGAATAGAAAAATTTGTGAAAAGATTAAAATTGCAATTCCGGCAGTTATTCTTCTGACGACAGGGTGTACCGCAAATTACTTAGTAACTCCGGATGAGTTCATAAATCAGGTAGCAGAGAAGCAATATAAAACGGAAAACCCGACAGGCTTCTATGTTGTATCACCACTCGCATCGCTATTTTTCAATCAAAAGTATGACGCGAATAACATAAGGAAAGTATTATGTCGGGATAAAGCTGGAAATCTTTTATACTTGTTTCCAGATCGTAATACACAATTAGAAATAACATCCAAATCTACAAATGATGTAGTTAAAATGTATTTTGACACGGTGTTTTTTGAAGCAAATAAATTAGTTGGTTTGCGTTCACGATTAGTCCCTGGCATGACAAGAGAAATTGCTTTGACAGACATTGAAAGAATAGAAATTTATGCAGAGTTTCCACGAACTGAAAAAGTTGATCTGAAATGATTTGACCGGTTAACCAGCGGCGACAGCGGTCTCCGCTAACGCTCCGCCGCTGGCGCCTTGAGGCGTTGGTGCAGGAAAGCCAATGCCTGTCGAAAGGAGTGAGCAAATGGGGCATCCAACCGGAGGACAGGGAAATCAGTTCACAACGGCGCAGACTTTCGACCAAGCGTATGAGTTCATCCGCAGTAAACCGAACTTTAATTCTACTACGGGGAAGCCGATTATTGCCAGAGTCGGCAAGTCAAAAGACGGTAGGACTAGGACAATTGTTTTCCAAGGCGAGAATAGTGTCCATGGAAGCGTCTGTAGTGAATGTTGGGGATATCGCAGCAACTGCTCTGGAACTCACATCGGGCAATGCACAGAAGCGCTAGACATCCATATGTCCAGGAAGCGTTGAGCAAAGCCGGAGAAAGCATATAGGAGCGAACATGCGATTTGCACTGTTAGGCGGAATACGAATTGAGGCCAGTCTAAAACTGAGGGCTGCTTGTCCTGGCTGTGGCGCCGAGGTTGTTGCCAAATGTGGAAAGCACATCACTTGGCATTGGGCGCATTTGTCGCGAACCCATTGTGATCCGTGGTGGGAACAGGAAACTGAGTGGCATCGAGCTTGGAAAAATCGCTTCCCTCAAGATTGGCAAGAGATCCCCAATCGGGATAGGGATTCTCGCGAGTTGCACATAGCCGATGTGAAAACCCCTTCGGGACTGGTGATCGAGTTCCAGCGTTCAACTATTCACCCCGATGAAATTCAGGCGAGAGAGGCCTTCTATCAGACGATGATATGGGTTGTGGATGGCTGTAAAAACGACGCGGACAGGTTCAACTTCTCGAACATGCGCGGACGTCCAAACCAGGACAGCATTGCGCAGTTTCAATGGTTCGGACAGAGCACACTTTTCAAGCGCTGGCACACCACCAAGCCGATATTCATTGATTTTGGGTCTGAGCATGGTTTTTGGCGCATCTTGCGCTTTGATCTAAAGACCAAGCGAGGGCTTGCCGGATATGTGGATATTGACGGTTTTGTTCAGCTAGCGAGTTCTGGAACTACTGATTTCAGCGCGGTTGGTGGGCCGGCATCCGTTTAAGGAAAAGGGAAAAGAGGGGTCAGCCCTGGACATAAGACAAAACTGTCCTGCGTCAAGGACCGACCCCTTTCCAGCACGGACAATGATGACATGATACTTATAAGACCAGCAAAGATGACTGAACTGGACACGTTGCTCGACATTGTTCAAGCGGCAACTCGTCACATGGAAGCCAAAGGGATTCATCAGTGGGATGACATCTACCCGGACAGAGCGATATTGCAGAGTGACGTTGATTCACAACATATGCATGTGATTGAGGTTGATGGACGAATCGTCGGCATGATCTCGATCAATGATTCACAGTCACCGGAATACCAAGATGTCAAATGGCAGTACTCCGGCAGAGTACTCGTAATTCACCGTCTTACCATCGACCCTTCTCATCAACGCCAAGGAATGGCCACACGTTTGATGGATTTTGCTGAAAAGACCGCGGAGAAACAGGGCTACGAAACGATTCGATTTGATGCGTTCACGCAGAATCCCGGTGCAACGGCACTTTATGAACATCTGGGATATGAAAAAGCCGGCACTGTCCGATTCAGGAAAGGGGTTTTCTTCTGTTTCGAAAAACAGGTAAAAAAGCCGGTGGCAGAGGGAGGTTTGGCGGGCAGATCTTAGCGCACCGGTTAAGACCGGCGAGAGATGTGGGTGAAACCCATAAAACAAAAAAGGACTTTCAAGTGCCAACAATTTCCATCTTTTTCGGCACTATAATCAGAATGTATTTCTCTCCTGCGGAGCATCCGCCGCAACATTTCCATGTGTACTACAACGACTTTAAGGCTTCAGTCGACATCAGGACTTGTGAGATAATAAAAGGAAACCTCCCTCGAAAGCAGGTAAAGCTGGTGTTGGGGTAAGGGGTACAAATGTATCCGGCAGTGATAGAAGTAATCCCGGGAAACGACTACGTCTTAAAAGTGGCTTTTGATAACGGTGAATGTGGCCTTCTGGATATGAAGCCTGTTCTGGAATTTGGCGTCTTCAAGAGGCTTAAAGACGAAGATGCATTCAAAAGGGTGAAGGTTTCTTTCGACACTATTGAATGGGATTGCGGAGTTGATCTTGACCCGGAGTATGTCTACGCGAAATGCATGGCTACAACGGAAAAAGTAGGCCCAACAAGGCAGGTGGCGACGGAGTCCGCAGTGGGTGAGCGCGGGGGAAAGTACGGAAGGTAAGGGCTCCGCCGCTCGCTAACAGACGAAATAGGGAAGGAAGGATGTTTAACCGGCATATTCGATGTTGCGCCGTGTATGAGGAGCGATTTCTTCAAGAGACTTGAGGATGATGCCT
Proteins encoded in this region:
- the aqpZ gene encoding aquaporin Z, with amino-acid sequence MSKRLCAEFIGTFWLVLGGCGSAVLAAAFPNVGIGLHGVALAFGLTVLTMAYAIGHISGCHLNPAVSIGLFAGGRFPAKELLPYIIAQVLGGIAGAAVLFLIASGKIGFDVAAGFASNGYGEHSPGGYSLLAGFVTEIVMTMMFLFIIMGATDKRAPQGFAPIAIGLGLTLIHLISIPITNTSVNPARSTGVAIFVGGWAISQLWLFWVAPIIGAIAGGSIYRFIGSGDE
- a CDS encoding GNAT family N-acetyltransferase, with the protein product MILIRPAKMTELDTLLDIVQAATRHMEAKGIHQWDDIYPDRAILQSDVDSQHMHVIEVDGRIVGMISINDSQSPEYQDVKWQYSGRVLVIHRLTIDPSHQRQGMATRLMDFAEKTAEKQGYETIRFDAFTQNPGATALYEHLGYEKAGTVRFRKGVFFCFEKQVKKPVAEGGLAGRS
- a CDS encoding OmpA family protein; amino-acid sequence: MKKIVSSMLTCAAVLTMATTAVAGEREGAFSISPFVGGYTFDGEQHLETAPVFGLRLGYDLTKNWEVEAVADYLATEGTRNDRSVNALSYRLDVLYNFLPDGPLVPYLAVGGGGITYGHGRDGLEVSDRTTDATINAGGGIKYFVTDSVALRADARQLFVLESPDKPKYNWEYTAGLTFLFGDKAAPAPVKAPAPAPAPKPVVEPVPVQKPVPAPVVAPVPPPAPPAPSADMTVTPGSITKGEAAILTWKSSNATNCEIQPEVGSVKPQGTVKVVPADNTEYTITCNGAGGTANSAAKVAVIAPAPVVVAPPAPAPKLCSPAVINIQFDTNKADLKPQYRPELKALADFLNEFPNATGVIEGHTDNVGPKALNMKLSQSRADTIRNSLIKEFGIAPERIKAVGYGPTKPVASNKDKAGKAKNRRIESNFNCNNK
- a CDS encoding competence protein CoiA, whose product is MRFALLGGIRIEASLKLRAACPGCGAEVVAKCGKHITWHWAHLSRTHCDPWWEQETEWHRAWKNRFPQDWQEIPNRDRDSRELHIADVKTPSGLVIEFQRSTIHPDEIQAREAFYQTMIWVVDGCKNDADRFNFSNMRGRPNQDSIAQFQWFGQSTLFKRWHTTKPIFIDFGSEHGFWRILRFDLKTKRGLAGYVDIDGFVQLASSGTTDFSAVGGPASV
- the hcp gene encoding hydroxylamine reductase produces the protein MSMFCRQCEQAAKGTGCDVMGVCGKSPEVAALLDLLLHGLKGLAIYADKARALDARNTVADMYLIEGLFTTVTNVDFDPVQLAGKLRRCYDLKEQVKALYEGAWREKHGASPAAITDGPAAWVIADTLEGLVAQGKNCGVMSQHSDPDILSSIEIIIYGLKGMAAYANHACILGKTDEEVFAFFHSALAATTDTDKGLMDFVGIAMECGKLNIKVMGILNEGHVERYGHPVPTKVQLGTRKNKGILVSGHDLRMLEEILKQTEGKGIDIYTHGEMIPAHGYPALKKYPHLYANFGGAWQDQHKEFQAFPGAIIFNTNCIQRPADSYKDRLFTWGEVGWPGVKHIAGWHFDEVINKALECPDLPDAPGKEILTGFGHNAVLGVADKVIEAVKGGAVKHFFLIGGCDGAKSGRNYYTEFAEKVPKDCIILTLACGKYRFNKLEFGDIGGIPRLLDVGQCNDAYSAVQIALALAGAFNCGVNDLPLSFILSWYEQKAHVILLSLLYLGIRDIKLGPMLPAYLSPNVLQFLVSNFNIGQISTVDADLKASLGQ
- a CDS encoding DUF2442 domain-containing protein, with amino-acid sequence MYPAVIEVIPGNDYVLKVAFDNGECGLLDMKPVLEFGVFKRLKDEDAFKRVKVSFDTIEWDCGVDLDPEYVYAKCMATTEKVGPTRQVATESAVGERGGKYGR
- the mscL gene encoding large-conductance mechanosensitive channel protein MscL yields the protein MSIVKEFKEFAVKGNVVDMAVGIIIGAAFAKIVSSFVGDVVMPPIGVLLGGVDFSQLSIVVKEAVDKKPPVLISYGKFIQTVVDFTIIAMAVFAAVKAINTLKKKEAAAPEVPPAPTQQEILLTEIRDLLKSNR
- a CDS encoding DUF4160 domain-containing protein, yielding MPTISIFFGTIIRMYFSPAEHPPQHFHVYYNDFKASVDIRTCEIIKGNLPRKQVKLVLG